The following coding sequences lie in one Ictalurus furcatus strain D&B chromosome 7, Billie_1.0, whole genome shotgun sequence genomic window:
- the htra3b gene encoding serine protease HTRA3, with the protein MRVIVLSAVILLYVRAEPKSKTCAARCDVSACPSPSCPSGYVPDRCGCCLVCARAEGESCGRAHDLPCGDGLECKHPAGKRLSKGVCQCRYGAKVCASDGNTYANVCQLKAASRKALQQGLPGLSSVHKGPCESGRGPTHPNSPRYKFNFIADVVEKIAPAVVHVELFLSHPLFGRTVPLSSGSGFVISETGLIVTNAHVVSTTTPVSGHQQLKVQMHDGDIHDATIKDIDKKSDIATIKINPQKKLSVLLLGHSADLRPGEFVVAIGSPFALQNTVTTGIVSTAQRDGKELGIRDSDMDYIQTDAIINYGNSGGPLVNLDGEVIGINTLKVAAGISFAIPSDRITLFLNDSMGKQGKEVRSVKKRFIGIRMLTITEALVEELKQQNPDFPDVTSGIYVHEVVPHSPAQKGGIKDGDIIVKLNGRPLTSTGELKEALMEDTALLLEVRRGNDDLLFNIEPDVIMQ; encoded by the exons ATGCGAGTGATTGTATTGTCTGCCGTTATTTTGCTCTACGTCCGTGCCGAGCCCAAGTCCAAAACCTGTGCTGCACGCTGTGATGTGAGCGCGTGCCCGAGCCCGAGCTGCCCGAGCGGTTACGTGCCGGACCGCTGTGGCTGCTGTCTCGTGTGCGCGCGCGCCGAAGGAGAATCGTGCGGCCGCGCGCATGACCTGCCGTGCGGAGACGGGCTTGAGTGCAAACATCCGGCGGGGAAACGGCTCTCTAAAGGCGTGTGTCAGTGTCGCTACGGAGCCAAAGTGTGCGCCAGCGACGGCAACACGTACGCCAACGTGTGCCAGCTAAAAGCCGCGAGCCGCAAAGCACTGCAGCAAGGCCTGCCGGGATTGAGCTCTGTGCACAAGGGCCCGTGCGAGAGTGGCCGAG GTCCCACACACCCCAACAGCCCGAGGTATAAATTCAACTTCATTGCTGATGTGGTGGAAAAGATCGCCCCAGCTGTGGTTCATGTGGAACTCTTTCTAAG CCACCCGCTGTTTGGCCGGACTGTACCACTGTCAAGCGGCTCAGGCTTTGTGATTTCAGAGACTGGGCTGATTGTAACAAATGCTCATGTCGTGTCCACCACCACACCTGTGTCAGGACATCAGCAGCTTAAAGTGCAGATGCATGATGGAGACATACACGACGCTACAATTAAAGACATTGATAAAAAGTCTGACATTGCCACCATCAAAATCAACCCACAG AAAAAACTGTCTGTCTTGTTGCTGGGACACTCAGCAGACTTGAGGCCTGGGGAGTTTGTGGTTGCTATTGGGAGTCCGTTTGCTTTGCAGAACACGGTGACCACAGGAATCGTCAGCACGGCTCAAAGAGATGGCAAAGAACTGGGAATCCGGGACTCAGACATGGATTACATCCAGACTGATGCGATCATAAAT TATGGGAATTCAGGTGGCCCACTTGTCAACCTG GATGGAGAGGTGATTGGAATCAACACCCTAAAGGTAGCAGCGGGGATCTCCTTCGCCATTCCTTCAGACAGAATAACCCTCTTCCTCAACGACTCCATGGGGAAGCAAGGCAAAG AAGTGAGATCAGTAAAGAAGCGTTTCATTGGGATTCGCATGCTCACTATTACTGAAGC TCTTGTAGAGGAGCTCAAGCAGCAGAACCCAGACTTCCCTGATGTTACCAGTGGAATCTATGTCCATGAGGTGGTTCCTCACTCTCctgctcaaaa AGGGGGTATAAAGGATGGCGACATCATCGTAAAGCTGAACGGCCGGCCGTTAACCAGCACCGGTGAGCTGAAGGAGGCATTGATGGAGGACACAGCTCTGCTGCTGGAAGTCCGCAGAGGCAATGATGATCTGCTGTTCAACATCGAGCCTGATGTTATCATGCAGTGA